Proteins encoded in a region of the Candidozyma auris chromosome 7, complete sequence genome:
- the SEH1 gene encoding Seh1p encodes MHVFQTGHEELVHDIKYDFYGKHVATASSDQHVKVFELDTSSSAWVLNDSWKAHDSSVVKLSWAHPEFSSLKILASCSYDRTVKLWQEVPSELHGSGRRWTKLATLAFESFGPIYDVVFAPPHLGFKLGCVGSDGIVHIYESVEPSDLTVWSLTAEIPVLTSSLPAKSLQSSFCLEWCPAKFSKEEMLCIIALDQGFVYSTISEEEDETGNGHDMENDSAASTADQMLNNRPPEDVNDPNNSNSVGKSNERAKYKRICNLPEHNGLIRSVSWAPSMGRSYHLIATGCKDGYIRIFKATESKEGGLTIDLVGKLDHHKQEVWRVSWNNTGTILSSAGDDGKVRLWKQNYMNEWQCMSEINSSNRSDFRQYNPERLSNSQKQPADR; translated from the coding sequence ATGCATGTTTTTCAAACTGGTCATGAGGAGCTAGTGCATGACATTAAGTACGATTTTTATGGAAAACATGTCGCtacagcttcttcagatCAACATGTTAAGGTCTTTGAGTTAGATACTTCGTCGTCTGCGTGGGTACTCAACGATCTGTGGAAGGCGCACGATTCCCTGGTTGTGAAGCTTTCGTGGGCCCATCCAGAATTCTCCAGCTTGAAAATCCTTGCGTCCTGTTCGTACGACCGCACAGTGAAGCTTTGGCAAGAAGTTCCTAGTGAACTTCATGGATCgggaagaagatggacAAAGTTAGCTACTTTAGCATTCGAGTCATTTGGGCCCATCTACGATGTCGTTTTTGCTCCACCACACTTGGGCTTTAAACTCGGATGTGTTGGCTCTGATGGTATTGTCCACATCTACGAATCAGTTGAGCCTTCCGACTTGACAGTGTGGAGCCTCACGGCTGAGATACCTGTCTTGACGCTGCTGCTCCCTGCCAAAAGTCTTCAGAGTAGCTTCTGTCTCGAGTGGTGTCCAGCAAAGTTCTCTAAAGAGGAAATGTTGTGTATCATAGCGCTAGACCAGGGCTTCGTCTACAGCACGATTTCcgaagaggaggatgagACTGGTAATGGCCATGATATGGAGAATGATAGTGCTGCACTGACGGCAGATCAAATGTTGAACAATCGTCCACCGGAAGATGTCAATGATCCTAATAATTCAAACTCTGTGGGGAAATCGAATGAAAGAGCAAAATATAAAAGAATTTGTAATCTCCCAGAGCACAATGGTCTCATTCGCTCTGTGAGTTGGGCACCCTCGATGGGAAGGAGCTATCACCTAATAGCTACAGGCTGTAAAGACGGTTACATAAGAATATTTAAGGCCACAGAGTCTAAAGAAGGCGGCTTAACAATTGATCTTGTGGGAAAGCTTGATCACCACAAACAAGAAGTTTGGCGAGTTTCATGGAACAACACAGGCACAATTTTGAGCTCAGCTGGTGATGACGGGAAAGTCCGTCTCTGGAAACAAAACTATATGAACGAGTGGCAGTGCATGAGCGAAATCAATAGTAGCAATCGCCTGGACTTTCGTCAATACAACCCTGAGAGACTTTCTAATTCACAGAAGCAACCCGCTGATCGATGA
- the ALG7 gene encoding UDP-N-acetylglucosamine--dolichyl-phosphate N-acetylglucosaminephosphotransferase, with translation MRTALTIALLGVATVLVRFDNPLQTSIAFGLFGFAFTARLIPKLGPSFKKAGLQGRDMSKSCPVEPIPESMGIVSSVTYIILLVLIIPFVFFKYLVSYSSIANDDDMLANYRTQYKTSQGNQLFPHNKLAEYLSGALCLLSTILLGIFDDLFDIRWRHKFFLPAVASLPLLIVYYVDFSVTSIVVPGFITKSPAGVWVLIAFNQVFQATNSFITRITGLKFTTLAIDYDINSTVPSLLDLGIFYYGYMSALSIFCPNAINILAGINGLEVGQSIVLGVLLLLNDICYLSTSSISQAARDSHLFSAIFLMPFIGVSAGLYLYNKYPSQVFVGDTYCYFSGMVFAVVGILGHFSKTLLMLFFIQIVNFLYSVPQLFHVVPCPRHRLPKYNPSDNLMYPSYATIDEKGFGRMLLAILSSLKFVAVKRSESGEITEFSNLTIINLVLVWFGPQREDTLCNLLLAIQFCIGLFMLVLRHTLGPWLFGYDNLSWGVK, from the coding sequence ATGCGAACTGCGCTTACAATAGCTCTATTGGGCGTGGCCACCGTGCTCGTTCGCTTTGACAATCCATTGCAAACTCTGATTGCCTTTGGCTTGTTTGGCTTCGCGTTCACGGCACGCTTGATCCCCAAGTTAGGCCcaagcttcaagaaggcCGGTTTGCAAGGGCGAGACATGTCCAAATCATGCCCTGTAGAACCGATTCCAGAGTCTATGGGGATTGTTTCATCCGTGACATATATTATATTGCTCGTACTTATCATTCCATTCGTGtttttcaagtacttggTGTCGTATTCGTCAATTGCTAATGACGACGATATGCTAGCCAATTATAGAACACAATACAAAACCTCCCAGGGAAATCAACTCTTTCCTCACAATAAGTTGGCAGAATACTTGAGTGGAGCCTTGTGTCTACTAAGCACGATTCTCTTGGGCATCTTCGACGACTTGTTCGATATTCGCTGGAGACATAAGTTTTTTTTGCCAGCAGTCGCCTCTCTTCCGTTGCTAATAGTGTACTACGTGGACTTCAGTGTTACATCAATTGTTGTCCCTGGCTTTATCACAAAGTCACCAGCCGGAGTGTGGGTTTTGATTGCCTTCAATCAAGTATTTCAAGCGACAAATTCGTTTATCACTCGCATCACAGGCCTCAAGTTCACCACTCTTGCCATTGATTACGATATTAATAGTACGGTACCAAGCCTCCTTGATTTGGGAATTTTTTATTATGGTTATATGTCAGCATTGTCCATATTTTGTCCCAATGCCATCAACATTCTAGCTGGTATAAATGGTTTGGAAGTGGGACAATCCATTGTTTTAGGCGTATTACTATTATTGAATGACATCTGTTACctatcaacatcatcaataTCACAGGCTGCCCGTGATTCACACTTATTTTCAGCCATCTTTCTCATGCCTTTCATAGGGGTGTCAGCTGGACTCTACTTATACAATAAGTATCCCTCCCAGGTTTTTGTGGGGGATACCTACTGCTATTTCAGCGGCATGGTCTTCGCTGTCGTTGGTATTTTGGGACACTTTTCGAAAacattgttgatgttgttctTCATCCAAATCGTGAACTTTCTTTACTCCGTACCCCAATTGTTTCATGTCGTGCCTTGTCCAAGGCACAGATTACCCAAGTATAATCCCTCAGATAACTTGATGTATCCGAGTTATGCGACAATAGATGAAAAAGGATTTGGTAGAATGCTTCTTGCCATACTTTCAAGCTTAAAGTTTGTCGCAGTTAAAAGGAGCGAACTGGGAGAAATCACAGAATTTTCGAATCTTACAATCATCAATCTTGTTTTGGTATGGTTTGGTCCTCAAAGGGAGGACACTCTttgcaatcttcttctAGCGATACAATTTTGCATTGGCCTTTTCATGCTTGTCTTGCGTCATACTCTTGGTCCTTGGCTTTTCGGGTATGATAATTTATCGTGGGGAGTGAAATAA